In Dermacentor variabilis isolate Ectoservices chromosome 11, ASM5094787v1, whole genome shotgun sequence, one genomic interval encodes:
- the LOC142564309 gene encoding uncharacterized protein LOC142564309 translates to MAYEDGTPCLTLNSNGRPYGGAGICKNGMCAQGNDISLLEEKQAHPPELKNCDDKENTSKMVLFSCSYYCNRHGGWFYGFYNSNYSSSCHLPNPPVPDRLGWCCEGECILQAFCGRNSIA, encoded by the exons ACATTAAACAGCAATGGAAGACCCTACGGAGGAGCTGGCATATGCAAGAATGGCATGTGCGCACAGGGTAACGACATAA GTCTGCTGGAAGAGAAGCAAGCACATCCTCCCGAATTGAAAAATTGTGACGACAAGGAAAATACCTCG AAAATGGTTCTGTTTTCTTGTTCTTACTATTGCAACAGACACGGTGGTTGGTTTTATGGTTTCTACAACAGCAACTACTCCAGCTCATGCCAC CTGCCAAATCCGCCCGTGCCGGATCGACTTGGATGGTGCTGTGAAGGCGAGTGTATCCTGCAGGCGTTTTGTGGAAGAAATTCAATTGCTTAA